The Streptomyces achromogenes genome window below encodes:
- a CDS encoding DEAD/DEAH box helicase: protein MTTTAATSTSHHLSPAFPGRAPWGTAGKLRAWQQGAMEKYLQEQPRDFLAVATPGAGKTTFALTLASWLLHHHVVQQVTVVAPTEHLKKQWAEAASRIGIRLDPEYSAGPLSKDYHGVAVTYAGVGVRPMLHRNRSEQRKTLVILDEIHHAGDSKSWGEACLEAFEPATRRLALTGTPFRSDTNPIPFVTYEEGDDGIRRSAADYTYGYGSALADHVVRPVIFLSYSGNMRWRTKAGDEIAARLGEPMTKDAISQAWRTALDPRGEWMPSVLRAADQRLTEVRKAIPDAGALVIASDQDSARAYAKLIREITGSKATLVLSDDTGASSRIDDFSGSTDRWMVAVRMVSEGVDVPRLAVGVYATTISTPLFFAQAVGRFVRSRRRGETASVFLPTVPDLLGFAGEMERERDHVLDKPKKQGEEDPYAESEKEMDEANREQDEDTGEQEQFAFEALESEAVFDRVTYNGAEFGMQAHPGSEEEQDYLGIPGLLEPDQVQLLLQKRQAKQIAHSRKRPDAEADLLELPAERRPVVSHKEMMELRKQLNTMVAAYVHQSGKPHGVIHTELRRVCGGPPSAEATAGQLRQRIAKVQEWATRMR, encoded by the coding sequence GTGACTACCACCGCCGCCACCTCCACCTCCCACCACCTGTCGCCCGCCTTCCCCGGCCGCGCCCCATGGGGCACCGCCGGCAAACTGCGGGCCTGGCAGCAGGGGGCGATGGAGAAGTACCTCCAGGAGCAGCCGCGCGACTTCCTGGCCGTCGCCACCCCCGGCGCCGGCAAGACGACGTTCGCGCTGACCCTCGCCTCCTGGCTGCTGCACCATCACGTCGTGCAGCAGGTGACCGTGGTCGCGCCGACCGAACACCTGAAGAAGCAGTGGGCGGAGGCGGCGTCCCGCATAGGCATCCGGCTCGATCCCGAGTACAGCGCCGGACCGCTCAGCAAGGACTACCACGGCGTCGCCGTGACCTACGCGGGCGTCGGCGTGCGTCCGATGCTGCACCGCAACCGCAGCGAGCAGCGCAAGACCCTCGTCATCCTCGACGAGATTCACCACGCCGGCGACAGCAAGTCGTGGGGCGAGGCGTGCCTCGAGGCGTTCGAGCCCGCGACCCGCCGCCTCGCGCTCACCGGTACGCCGTTCCGCTCGGACACCAACCCCATCCCGTTCGTCACGTACGAGGAGGGCGACGACGGCATCCGGCGGTCCGCCGCCGACTACACCTACGGGTACGGGTCGGCGCTCGCCGACCACGTCGTGCGGCCCGTCATCTTCCTCTCCTACAGCGGCAACATGCGCTGGCGGACGAAGGCCGGCGACGAGATCGCGGCCCGGCTCGGCGAGCCGATGACGAAGGACGCGATCAGCCAGGCCTGGCGCACCGCGCTCGACCCGCGCGGCGAGTGGATGCCGAGCGTGCTGCGCGCCGCCGACCAGCGCCTGACCGAGGTCAGGAAGGCCATCCCGGACGCCGGCGCGCTCGTCATCGCCTCCGACCAGGACTCCGCCCGCGCCTACGCCAAGCTGATCCGGGAGATCACCGGCTCGAAGGCGACCCTCGTCCTGTCCGACGACACCGGCGCGTCCAGCCGCATCGACGACTTCAGCGGCAGCACCGACCGCTGGATGGTCGCCGTGCGCATGGTGTCCGAGGGCGTCGACGTGCCGCGCCTCGCGGTCGGGGTGTACGCCACCACCATCTCCACACCGCTCTTCTTCGCCCAGGCCGTCGGACGTTTCGTGCGGTCCCGGCGGCGCGGCGAGACCGCCTCCGTCTTCCTGCCGACCGTGCCCGATCTGCTCGGTTTCGCGGGGGAGATGGAGCGCGAGCGCGACCACGTCCTCGACAAGCCCAAGAAGCAGGGCGAGGAGGATCCGTACGCCGAGTCCGAGAAGGAGATGGACGAGGCGAACCGGGAGCAGGACGAGGACACCGGCGAGCAGGAGCAGTTCGCCTTCGAGGCGCTGGAGTCCGAGGCCGTCTTCGACCGGGTGACGTACAACGGGGCCGAGTTCGGCATGCAGGCCCACCCGGGCAGCGAGGAGGAGCAGGACTACCTCGGCATCCCGGGGCTGCTCGAGCCCGACCAGGTGCAACTGCTGCTGCAGAAGCGGCAGGCCAAGCAGATCGCGCACAGCAGGAAACGGCCGGACGCCGAGGCCGACCTGCTGGAGCTGCCCGCCGAGCGGCGGCCCGTCGTCTCGCACAAGGAGATGATGGAGCTGCGCAAGCAGCTCAACACCATGGTGGCCGCGTACGTGCACCAGAGCGGCAAGCCGCACGGGGTGATCCACACCGAACTGCGGCGGGTGTGCGGCGGACCGCCGAGCGCGGAGGCGACGGCGGGACAACTGCGCCAGCGCATCGCCAAGGTGCAGGAGTGGGCGACCCGGATGAGGTGA